The Delphinus delphis chromosome 2, mDelDel1.2, whole genome shotgun sequence genome contains a region encoding:
- the BAMBI gene encoding BMP and activin membrane-bound inhibitor homolog isoform X2 gives MCKSELSACFSKLLDPQNTNSPLTHGCLDALASTADVCQARQAHNHSGSAAPTLECCHEDMCNYRGLQDVLAPPKGEASGQGNRYQHDGSRNLITKVQELTSSKELWFRAAVIAVPIAGGLILVLLIMLALRMLRSESKRLQDQRQQMLSRLHYSFHGHHSKKGQVAKLDLECMVPVTGHENCCLTCDKTRQADLSHDRILSLVHWGMYSGHGKLEFV, from the exons ATGTGTAAATCGGAGCTGAGCGCCTGCTTCTCCAAACTTCTTGATCCTCAGAACACAAATTCCCCTCTCACACACGGCTGCCTGGACGCTCTCGCAAGCACAGCAGATGTCTGCCAAGCCAGACAGGCCCACAACCACTCTGGCAGCGCTGCGCCCACGCTGGAGTGCTGCCACGAGGACATGTGCAATTACAGGGGGCTGCAGGACGTCCTCGCCCCGCCCAAGGGGGAGGCCTCAG GACAAGGGAACAGGTATCAGCATGATGGGAGCAGAAACCTCATCACCAAGGTGCAGGAGCTGACGTCCTCCAAAGAGCTGTGGTTCCGGGCGGCGGTGATCGCCGTTCCCATCGCCGGGGGGCTGATCCTAGTGTTGCTGATTATGTTGGCCCTGAGGATGCTGCGGAGCGAGAGCAAGAGGCTGCAGGACCAGCGGCAGCAGATGCTGTCGCGTTTGCACTACAGCTTTCACGGACACCACTCCAAAAAGGGGCAGGTGGCAAAGCTAGACTTGGAGTGCATGGTGCCCGTGACCGGCCATGAGAACTGCTGTCTGACCTGCGACAAGACGAGACAGGCTGACCTCAGCCACGACCGGATCCTGTCGCTCGTGCACTGGGGCATGTACAGTGGGCACGGGAAGCTGGAGTTCGTATGA
- the BAMBI gene encoding BMP and activin membrane-bound inhibitor homolog isoform X1, translating to MDRHSSYIFIWLQLELCAMAVLLTKGEIRCYCDAAHCVATGYMCKSELSACFSKLLDPQNTNSPLTHGCLDALASTADVCQARQAHNHSGSAAPTLECCHEDMCNYRGLQDVLAPPKGEASGQGNRYQHDGSRNLITKVQELTSSKELWFRAAVIAVPIAGGLILVLLIMLALRMLRSESKRLQDQRQQMLSRLHYSFHGHHSKKGQVAKLDLECMVPVTGHENCCLTCDKTRQADLSHDRILSLVHWGMYSGHGKLEFV from the exons ATGGATCGTCACTCCAGCTACATCTTCATCTGGCTGCAGCTCGAACTCTGCGCCATGGCCGTGCTGCTCACCAAAG GTGAAATCAGATGCTACTGCGATGCCGCCCACTGCGTGGCTACTGGTTACATGTGTAAATCGGAGCTGAGCGCCTGCTTCTCCAAACTTCTTGATCCTCAGAACACAAATTCCCCTCTCACACACGGCTGCCTGGACGCTCTCGCAAGCACAGCAGATGTCTGCCAAGCCAGACAGGCCCACAACCACTCTGGCAGCGCTGCGCCCACGCTGGAGTGCTGCCACGAGGACATGTGCAATTACAGGGGGCTGCAGGACGTCCTCGCCCCGCCCAAGGGGGAGGCCTCAG GACAAGGGAACAGGTATCAGCATGATGGGAGCAGAAACCTCATCACCAAGGTGCAGGAGCTGACGTCCTCCAAAGAGCTGTGGTTCCGGGCGGCGGTGATCGCCGTTCCCATCGCCGGGGGGCTGATCCTAGTGTTGCTGATTATGTTGGCCCTGAGGATGCTGCGGAGCGAGAGCAAGAGGCTGCAGGACCAGCGGCAGCAGATGCTGTCGCGTTTGCACTACAGCTTTCACGGACACCACTCCAAAAAGGGGCAGGTGGCAAAGCTAGACTTGGAGTGCATGGTGCCCGTGACCGGCCATGAGAACTGCTGTCTGACCTGCGACAAGACGAGACAGGCTGACCTCAGCCACGACCGGATCCTGTCGCTCGTGCACTGGGGCATGTACAGTGGGCACGGGAAGCTGGAGTTCGTATGA